A DNA window from Christiangramia salexigens contains the following coding sequences:
- the trkA gene encoding Trk system potassium transporter TrkA — protein sequence MKIIIAGAGEVGFHLAKLLSFESQDITLIDPNRDNLAYADTHLDIRTVKGDASSIRILKEAQVKHTDMVISVTSSEGTNITVCVLAKQLGAKRTIARISNTEYLENQEELGFTRFGIDELISPEALASREIELLLNQSAFNDSYEFEEGALTMIGVSLSRTATFVGKSVKEAAKIFPELNFVPIAIQRFGTQYTLIPRGDTQFKEGDQVYFVTLKNGVEELYKLTGKVKQDIKNVMILGGSKIGIKTAQVLCKNNFKVKLVEKDREKAYELADELPNTLIINGDGRNVELLEEENIHDMDAFIAVTGNSETNIMSCLVAKSKSVKKTISLVENMDYFQLSHSIGIDTLINKKLLAANNIFRYVRKGEVVAMTKLNNMNAELLEFIVKPNSQVSNKKIKDLDFPRSAIIGGIIRDGEGLIALGDFLIKPGDRIVVCCLPRSINKVEKLFL from the coding sequence ATGAAGATAATTATCGCCGGTGCTGGTGAAGTAGGATTTCATTTGGCTAAATTACTCTCTTTTGAATCTCAGGATATCACGCTGATCGACCCTAATAGAGATAATTTAGCATACGCAGATACTCATTTGGACATCAGGACGGTTAAGGGCGATGCTTCTTCTATTAGAATTCTTAAGGAAGCTCAGGTCAAGCATACCGATATGGTAATTAGTGTCACCTCAAGTGAGGGTACTAATATTACCGTTTGCGTACTTGCTAAACAGCTTGGAGCAAAAAGAACTATAGCCAGAATATCAAATACCGAATATCTTGAAAATCAGGAAGAGCTAGGATTTACCCGGTTTGGGATTGATGAATTAATTTCTCCTGAAGCGCTGGCTTCCCGCGAAATAGAATTACTTCTTAATCAGTCTGCCTTTAATGATAGCTATGAATTCGAAGAAGGTGCTCTTACTATGATTGGGGTTAGCCTTTCCCGTACAGCTACCTTCGTTGGAAAATCTGTTAAGGAGGCCGCTAAGATCTTTCCCGAATTAAACTTTGTTCCAATTGCCATTCAGAGATTTGGAACTCAATATACGCTCATCCCACGTGGAGACACCCAATTCAAGGAAGGAGACCAGGTATATTTCGTAACGCTGAAGAATGGAGTAGAAGAGCTTTACAAGCTTACCGGGAAGGTTAAACAGGATATAAAAAATGTGATGATACTTGGTGGGAGTAAGATTGGAATAAAAACTGCTCAGGTACTTTGCAAAAATAACTTCAAGGTAAAGCTTGTTGAAAAGGACAGGGAAAAAGCTTACGAACTTGCAGATGAACTTCCGAATACCCTAATTATAAACGGGGATGGTAGGAATGTAGAATTGCTTGAAGAGGAGAATATTCATGATATGGATGCTTTTATAGCGGTTACCGGAAATTCGGAAACAAACATCATGTCTTGTCTGGTCGCAAAATCCAAAAGTGTAAAAAAGACCATTTCGCTTGTTGAAAATATGGATTACTTTCAATTGAGTCATTCCATAGGTATTGATACGCTAATTAATAAAAAACTACTTGCAGCGAATAATATCTTCCGTTATGTAAGAAAAGGGGAGGTTGTTGCCATGACAAAGCTCAATAACATGAATGCCGAATTGCTGGAATTCATTGTTAAGCCTAACTCACAGGTGAGCAACAAGAAAATAAAGGATCTGGATTTTCCAAGATCGGCAATTATTGGAGGGATTATCAGAGATGGTGAAGGATTAATTGCATTAGGCGATTTTCTTATTAAGCCGGGCGATAGAATTGTTGTATGCTGTTTACCACGATCTATCAATAAGGTTGAAAAATTATTTTTGTAA
- the ubiE gene encoding bifunctional demethylmenaquinone methyltransferase/2-methoxy-6-polyprenyl-1,4-benzoquinol methylase UbiE produces MSKKVTPYKDSDLTKKKQVEQMFDKISGSYDGLNRVISLGTDVKWRKKVVAAVAATNPDSILDIATGTGDLAIQMAPTGASRIVGLDLSQGMLNVGRKKISAKNLDGKIEMIQGDSENLPFEDSSFNAITVAFGVRNFEDLEKGLEEIYRVLKPGGIFVVLETSVPTKFPFRQGYNFYSKTILPSIGKIFSKDKDAYSYLSESAANFPYGAAFNNILSKIGFIDVEDLPQTFGVSTIYIASK; encoded by the coding sequence ATGAGTAAGAAGGTTACTCCTTATAAAGATTCAGATCTCACCAAAAAGAAGCAGGTTGAGCAAATGTTCGATAAGATCTCGGGCAGTTACGACGGGCTTAACCGAGTGATATCGCTGGGAACTGATGTTAAATGGAGAAAGAAAGTAGTGGCTGCGGTGGCGGCAACTAATCCGGACAGCATTCTGGATATTGCTACAGGAACCGGTGATCTCGCTATTCAAATGGCTCCAACGGGAGCATCGAGAATCGTTGGTTTAGACCTCTCTCAAGGAATGCTGAATGTTGGTAGAAAGAAAATTTCTGCAAAGAATCTTGATGGAAAGATCGAAATGATCCAGGGAGACTCAGAAAATCTTCCTTTTGAAGATAGTTCCTTTAATGCCATCACGGTTGCCTTTGGAGTGAGGAATTTTGAAGATCTCGAAAAAGGTTTAGAGGAAATATACAGAGTTCTAAAACCCGGAGGAATTTTCGTAGTTCTAGAAACTTCGGTTCCTACCAAATTTCCATTTAGACAAGGCTATAATTTCTATTCCAAAACAATATTACCGAGTATAGGAAAGATTTTTTCCAAAGATAAAGACGCATACTCCTACCTGAGTGAAAGTGCTGCGAATTTTCCCTACGGCGCTGCTTTCAACAATATTTTATCTAAAATCGGGTTTATAGATGTAGAAGATTTGCCACAAACATTTGGCGTTTCAACTATATACATTGCTTCAAAGTAA
- a CDS encoding porin family protein, which produces MKKILTIALLIFSCAFANAQIFSGERILNNENFDQQKWSWGYFLGLNSYDFNFDYINYNPNPVTGQDFRVEKRVGFNVGLVGNLKLNNNLDLRLEPGVNFNTRGYQALKADANTFREVSSTYVHIPLLLKFNANRLNNFRPFVVGGVSTSINLSSNESNPDDNSAGQFRMTTNSYYYEIGFGIDLYLYYFKLSPSIRGVFAINDELIRDADPNSLYTGNVDKMSSRAVFLNFTFQ; this is translated from the coding sequence ATGAAAAAAATATTGACGATTGCCCTGCTAATTTTTAGCTGCGCCTTTGCAAATGCGCAGATATTTTCGGGCGAACGCATACTTAATAATGAAAATTTTGACCAGCAAAAATGGTCCTGGGGTTATTTTTTAGGCCTTAACAGTTATGACTTCAATTTTGATTATATCAATTATAATCCAAATCCTGTGACTGGTCAGGACTTTAGAGTTGAAAAGAGAGTTGGATTCAATGTTGGTCTGGTGGGTAATTTAAAGCTGAATAACAACCTTGATCTAAGGCTCGAGCCGGGAGTTAATTTTAATACAAGAGGTTATCAGGCCCTTAAGGCAGATGCCAATACTTTCCGGGAGGTTAGTTCAACTTATGTTCACATTCCACTCTTATTGAAGTTTAATGCAAACCGTTTAAATAATTTCAGGCCCTTTGTGGTAGGAGGCGTTTCCACGTCTATCAACTTAAGCAGTAATGAATCCAACCCCGATGATAACAGTGCCGGGCAATTTAGAATGACTACCAATTCCTATTATTATGAAATAGGTTTCGGAATAGACCTCTATCTATACTATTTTAAGTTATCACCATCCATAAGAGGCGTTTTTGCCATCAATGATGAATTAATTCGAGATGCAGATCCCAATAGTTTATATACAGGAAATGTAGATAAAATGTCTTCAAGAGCTGTATTTCTGAATTTTACTTTTCAATAG
- a CDS encoding TrmH family RNA methyltransferase encodes MVSKSQIKLIKSLAQKKYRNKHGLFVVEGKKGVSEFLNSEFQLDALFTSGETFGVAEEKVFRADESELKKISFLKTPQVVLAIFKMPDIKFEKSDQLSLVLDGVRDPGNLGTIIRLCDWFGIEDLICSKDTVDCFNPKVVQASMGSLTRVKVIYEDLSAMFENNGLPVYGALLEGENVYSENLPEAGFLVMGNEANGISAEILKYITHKISIPQFGKVQETESLNVATATAVLLSEFRRNSIEK; translated from the coding sequence ATGGTTAGTAAAAGCCAGATTAAGTTAATAAAAAGTCTTGCCCAAAAAAAGTATCGGAATAAACACGGTCTTTTTGTGGTAGAAGGTAAAAAGGGAGTCTCAGAATTTTTAAATTCTGAATTTCAACTTGATGCTTTATTTACCTCTGGAGAAACCTTCGGTGTAGCCGAGGAAAAGGTTTTTAGGGCGGATGAGTCTGAACTAAAAAAGATCAGTTTTTTGAAAACTCCTCAGGTTGTGCTGGCGATTTTCAAGATGCCGGACATTAAATTTGAAAAATCTGATCAGCTTAGTCTGGTGTTGGATGGAGTAAGAGATCCGGGAAACCTGGGAACTATTATTAGGTTGTGTGACTGGTTTGGGATTGAAGATTTAATTTGCTCGAAAGATACTGTGGATTGCTTTAATCCGAAAGTGGTCCAGGCCAGTATGGGATCTCTTACCAGAGTGAAAGTTATTTATGAAGATCTTTCAGCAATGTTTGAAAACAATGGCTTGCCTGTGTATGGAGCTTTACTTGAAGGAGAAAATGTATATTCAGAAAATTTGCCTGAAGCAGGATTTCTGGTAATGGGTAATGAAGCAAATGGAATTTCAGCAGAAATTCTTAAATATATCACTCACAAAATTAGTATACCACAGTTTGGAAAAGTTCAGGAAACTGAAAGTCTTAATGTAGCTACGGCTACTGCAGTTCTTTTAAGTGAATTCAGGAGGAATTCTATTGAAAAGTAA
- a CDS encoding BamA/TamA family outer membrane protein, which yields MKRLFAKILLFFLTSALIISCNAVKRLDADENLLVENEILVDGESLNDPRVYGQLYQEPNTRFLGMPLQLYFYNLARPNIDSILSTKYLENEQKKKFLIGLLSKKQFERYLHSRVEFNEWIKSTGEAPVIVKKEEAKKSVNRLNSWYWNNGWFNVETDYEIIPLEEKEKRAKVQYRIKPHTPYVVDSINTEISSSALDSLYKLNKSGSRLKSGVQYNTKDFNEERDRLTQLFRNNGVYNFDQEYISFDADTVDTNYKVNTNLIIKNRRNNIGDSISRIPFKIHEITKVNIFTDYAYSNRNAPLVDSANHKGYTLYGFDKMRYKPEAISDAIFIKPGSIYSDIDRTRTYNRLNSLRIFKYPNIQYTPDPRDSTGTDLVTNIFLSPLPKYSLGFDFDISQSNIQEFGIGFGGSLLIRNIFRGAENFEISGRGSVGSSTDAAANSDDNRFFDISEIGADMKLSFPRIFLPFNTERFIPKYMSPFTTISLGVSTQNNIGLDKQNFSGIINYRWTPSKQLSNRLDLLNIQYVRNLNIGNYFNVYRNSYEELNEIVQSENVITNPEFINENEELIIPEGADKFINGVNSGDGSTNGLTEIQEQNIINIRERKNRLTENNLIFATNYTYLWNTKQNLYDREFSRFRFKIETSGNFLSAITKIANLSRNENGNYELMGVAYSQYAKTELDFIKHWDLGRNNILAARAFGGIAIPYGNANSIPFTRSFFAGGPNDNRAWQAYDLGPGSSGGRNEFNEANMKLAFNLEYRYNLVGALNSAFFIDVGNIWNVADIVVDEASTFESFSDLRDIAVGSGFGLRYDFNFFVLRFDIGFKTYNPANQLGERWFKEYNFNHAVYNVGINYPF from the coding sequence TTGAAACGGCTTTTCGCAAAAATATTATTATTTTTCTTAACCTCTGCCTTAATAATTAGCTGCAATGCCGTAAAACGACTTGATGCTGATGAAAATTTACTTGTAGAGAACGAAATTCTAGTAGATGGCGAATCACTAAATGACCCTCGTGTCTACGGTCAACTTTATCAGGAACCCAACACCAGATTCCTGGGAATGCCGCTTCAGCTATATTTCTATAACCTTGCCAGACCAAACATAGATAGCATTCTTAGTACTAAGTATCTGGAAAATGAGCAAAAGAAAAAGTTTCTAATAGGACTGCTATCCAAAAAACAGTTTGAACGATATCTGCACTCCAGAGTTGAATTTAATGAATGGATAAAATCTACCGGAGAGGCTCCTGTTATCGTTAAAAAAGAGGAAGCAAAAAAGTCTGTAAACCGTTTAAATTCATGGTACTGGAACAATGGCTGGTTTAACGTAGAAACCGACTATGAAATTATTCCTCTTGAAGAAAAAGAAAAGAGAGCTAAGGTACAATACCGTATAAAGCCTCACACCCCTTATGTTGTAGATTCCATCAATACCGAAATCTCATCTTCCGCCCTGGATTCATTATATAAGCTAAATAAATCTGGCAGCAGATTAAAATCGGGAGTTCAATACAATACAAAAGACTTTAATGAAGAAAGGGACAGATTAACTCAATTATTCAGAAATAACGGGGTATATAATTTTGACCAGGAATACATAAGTTTTGATGCAGATACTGTAGATACCAACTATAAGGTAAATACAAATCTCATCATCAAAAACAGAAGAAATAACATTGGCGATAGTATTTCCCGCATCCCATTCAAAATACATGAGATCACCAAGGTCAATATTTTTACGGATTACGCATATTCCAATCGCAACGCACCTTTAGTAGACAGCGCGAACCATAAAGGATACACTCTATATGGTTTTGACAAAATGAGATATAAGCCTGAAGCGATTAGTGATGCAATATTTATCAAGCCAGGAAGTATCTATAGCGATATAGACAGGACCCGAACCTACAATAGGTTGAATTCACTTCGAATATTTAAATATCCTAACATACAGTATACTCCAGATCCCCGGGATAGTACCGGAACCGATCTGGTGACCAATATATTTTTAAGTCCATTACCAAAATATTCTCTAGGTTTCGATTTTGATATTTCTCAAAGCAATATTCAGGAATTTGGGATAGGATTTGGAGGTTCCTTACTTATTAGAAACATTTTTCGGGGAGCAGAAAATTTTGAAATTTCTGGACGTGGAAGCGTTGGCTCATCTACAGATGCCGCTGCAAATAGTGATGACAACAGGTTTTTCGATATTTCAGAAATCGGTGCCGATATGAAATTGTCCTTCCCAAGGATATTTCTCCCTTTTAATACCGAAAGATTCATTCCAAAATATATGTCCCCATTTACCACAATTAGTCTGGGGGTTAGCACACAGAATAATATTGGGCTGGACAAACAAAATTTTTCAGGTATCATCAATTACAGATGGACACCATCCAAACAACTTTCAAACAGATTGGATCTTTTGAACATTCAATATGTTAGAAATTTGAATATTGGCAATTATTTTAATGTTTACCGCAATTCCTATGAAGAGCTGAATGAAATTGTTCAGTCTGAAAATGTAATTACAAACCCCGAATTCATTAATGAAAATGAGGAATTGATCATCCCTGAGGGTGCAGATAAATTCATAAACGGAGTTAATAGTGGTGACGGTAGTACAAATGGTCTTACTGAAATTCAGGAACAGAACATCATCAACATCCGTGAAAGAAAGAACAGGCTAACAGAAAACAACCTGATCTTTGCCACTAATTACACCTATCTATGGAACACAAAACAAAATCTTTACGACCGGGAATTTTCAAGATTCAGATTTAAGATCGAAACCTCTGGGAATTTCTTATCGGCCATAACTAAGATTGCTAATCTAAGTCGGAATGAAAATGGTAATTATGAGCTTATGGGTGTTGCCTATTCTCAATACGCTAAAACCGAACTTGATTTTATAAAGCACTGGGATCTAGGCAGAAATAACATTCTGGCGGCAAGAGCCTTTGGCGGGATCGCGATCCCCTATGGCAATGCTAATAGCATCCCATTTACCAGAAGTTTCTTTGCTGGTGGCCCTAATGACAACAGAGCCTGGCAGGCTTATGATCTGGGACCTGGAAGCAGTGGTGGTAGAAACGAATTCAATGAAGCAAACATGAAACTTGCTTTTAATCTTGAATATCGATACAATCTTGTAGGCGCCCTTAATAGTGCCTTTTTTATAGATGTTGGAAACATCTGGAACGTTGCCGACATTGTTGTGGATGAAGCCTCGACTTTCGAGTCTTTTTCTGACCTACGGGATATTGCAGTGGGATCGGGTTTTGGTCTTAGATATGACTTTAACTTTTTCGTGTTAAGATTCGATATCGGCTTTAAAACCTACAATCCTGCCAATCAACTTGGCGAAAGGTGGTTTAAGGAATATAACTTTAACCATGCGGTTTATAATGTAGGTATCAATTATCCTTTTTAA
- the fbaA gene encoding class II fructose-bisphosphate aldolase, translating to MSYNIKPGVATGKEVQEIFNHAKEKGYALPAVNVIGSSSINAVLETAAELNSPVIIQFSNGGAQFNAGKGLSNENEKAAIAGAVAGAKHVHEMAKAYGATVIMHTDHCAKKLLPWIDGLLDASEKYYEQYGKPLYSSHMIDLSEEPLEENMEICKKYLERMSKMGMTLEIELGITGGEEDGVDNTDVDSSKLYTQPEEVAYAYEELSKVSDQFTIAAAFGNVHGVYKPGNVKLTPKILKNSQEYITKKYGVEENHIDFVFHGGSGSTVEEIREAIGYGVIKMNIDTDLQYAFLTGVRDYMGSKKDYLANQIGNPDGDDVPNKKYYDPRKWLREGELTLKARLKKAFEDLNNINTL from the coding sequence ATGAGTTACAACATAAAACCGGGCGTTGCCACAGGAAAAGAAGTACAGGAAATATTTAATCATGCAAAGGAAAAAGGATATGCTCTTCCTGCTGTGAACGTTATTGGTTCCAGCAGTATTAATGCTGTTCTGGAAACTGCAGCCGAATTAAATTCCCCTGTAATTATTCAATTCTCTAACGGAGGAGCTCAGTTTAATGCAGGTAAAGGCTTATCTAATGAAAATGAAAAAGCTGCCATCGCAGGAGCAGTTGCCGGTGCAAAGCATGTTCACGAAATGGCTAAAGCATACGGTGCAACTGTAATTATGCATACAGACCATTGCGCGAAGAAATTACTTCCTTGGATAGACGGTTTACTTGACGCCAGTGAAAAATATTACGAGCAATATGGAAAGCCTCTATACAGTTCGCACATGATTGATCTTTCAGAGGAACCTCTGGAAGAAAACATGGAGATCTGTAAAAAATACCTTGAGAGAATGTCCAAAATGGGAATGACCCTGGAAATCGAACTTGGTATCACTGGAGGTGAAGAAGATGGAGTGGACAATACAGACGTAGACTCTTCTAAATTATACACTCAGCCAGAAGAAGTGGCTTATGCTTATGAAGAATTAAGCAAAGTAAGTGACCAATTCACTATTGCGGCTGCATTTGGAAATGTACACGGTGTATATAAGCCAGGAAATGTAAAGTTAACTCCGAAAATCCTTAAGAATTCTCAGGAGTACATCACTAAAAAATATGGTGTAGAAGAAAATCATATAGATTTTGTATTCCATGGTGGTAGTGGTTCTACCGTAGAAGAGATCCGTGAGGCAATTGGTTATGGAGTTATTAAAATGAATATAGATACAGATCTTCAATACGCCTTCTTAACAGGAGTTAGAGATTACATGGGAAGCAAGAAAGACTACTTAGCTAACCAAATTGGAAATCCTGATGGAGATGATGTACCTAACAAGAAATATTATGACCCACGTAAATGGTTACGTGAAGGTGAATTAACTTTAAAGGCGAGACTTAAGAAAGCTTTTGAAGACCTAAACAACATCAATACATTATAG